The Bos javanicus breed banteng chromosome 21, ARS-OSU_banteng_1.0, whole genome shotgun sequence genome includes a region encoding these proteins:
- the ARPIN gene encoding arpin isoform X4, with protein sequence MSSYKVEAKGDSDRLTPEALKGLVNKPELLALTESLTPAEAVAFWMPESEVEAMELELGAGVRLKTRGDGPFLDSLAKLEAGTVTKCNFAGDGKTGASWTDNIMAQKSSEGAASETREQGDGAADEEWDD encoded by the exons ATGTCTTCTTACA AGGTGGAAGCCAAGGGTGACTCGGACAGACTGACGCCTGAGGCGCTGAAGGGGCTGGTGAATAAGCCGGAGCTGCTTGCGCTGACAGAGAGCCTCACCCCCGCTGAGGCTGTGGCCTTCTGGATGCCTGAGTCAGAGGTGGAAGCCATGGAGCTCGAGCTCGGGGCTGGGGTACGGCTGAAAACTCGAGGCGACGGCCCCTTCCTGG ATTCATTAGCCAAACTCGAGGCTGGAACAGTGACCAAGTGTAATTTCGCTGGCGATGGGAAGACGGGAGCATCCTGGACAGACAACATCATGGCCCAGAAGTCTTCGGAGGGGGCTGCAAGCGAGACCCGCGAGCAGGGGGACGGCGCGGCGGACGAGGAGTGG GACGACTGA
- the ARPIN gene encoding arpin isoform X2 yields MSRIYQDSALRNKAVRSARLPGAWDPAAHQRGDGVLLEGELLDVSRHSILDAHGRKERYYVLYIRPSRIHRQVEAKGDSDRLTPEALKGLVNKPELLALTESLTPAEAVAFWMPESEVEAMELELGAGVRLKTRGDGPFLDSLAKLEAGTVTKCNFAGDGKTGASWTDNIMAQKSSEGAASETREQGDGAADEEWDD; encoded by the exons ATGAGCCGCATCTATCAGGACAGCGCCCTCCGCAACAAGGCGGTGCGGAGCGCGCGGCTGCCGGGGGCCTGGGACCCTGCCGCTCACCAGCG agGAGATGGCGTCCTGCTGGAGGGAGAATTACTGGATGTATCCCGGCACAGCATCTTGGATGCCCACGGCAGGAAG GAGCGCTACTACGTACTGTATATCCGGCCGAGTCGCATCCATCGCC AGGTGGAAGCCAAGGGTGACTCGGACAGACTGACGCCTGAGGCGCTGAAGGGGCTGGTGAATAAGCCGGAGCTGCTTGCGCTGACAGAGAGCCTCACCCCCGCTGAGGCTGTGGCCTTCTGGATGCCTGAGTCAGAGGTGGAAGCCATGGAGCTCGAGCTCGGGGCTGGGGTACGGCTGAAAACTCGAGGCGACGGCCCCTTCCTGG ATTCATTAGCCAAACTCGAGGCTGGAACAGTGACCAAGTGTAATTTCGCTGGCGATGGGAAGACGGGAGCATCCTGGACAGACAACATCATGGCCCAGAAGTCTTCGGAGGGGGCTGCAAGCGAGACCCGCGAGCAGGGGGACGGCGCGGCGGACGAGGAGTGG GACGACTGA
- the ARPIN gene encoding arpin isoform X3, which produces MERYYVLYIRPSRIHRRKFDPKGNEIEPNFSATRKVNTGFLMSSYKVEAKGDSDRLTPEALKGLVNKPELLALTESLTPAEAVAFWMPESEVEAMELELGAGVRLKTRGDGPFLDSLAKLEAGTVTKCNFAGDGKTGASWTDNIMAQKSSEGAASETREQGDGAADEEWDD; this is translated from the exons atg GAGCGCTACTACGTACTGTATATCCGGCCGAGTCGCATCCATCGCCGTAAGTTCGACCCCAAGGGAAACGAAATTGAGCCCAACTTCAGCGCCACCAGGAAGGTGAACACAGGCTTCCTCATGTCTTCTTACA AGGTGGAAGCCAAGGGTGACTCGGACAGACTGACGCCTGAGGCGCTGAAGGGGCTGGTGAATAAGCCGGAGCTGCTTGCGCTGACAGAGAGCCTCACCCCCGCTGAGGCTGTGGCCTTCTGGATGCCTGAGTCAGAGGTGGAAGCCATGGAGCTCGAGCTCGGGGCTGGGGTACGGCTGAAAACTCGAGGCGACGGCCCCTTCCTGG ATTCATTAGCCAAACTCGAGGCTGGAACAGTGACCAAGTGTAATTTCGCTGGCGATGGGAAGACGGGAGCATCCTGGACAGACAACATCATGGCCCAGAAGTCTTCGGAGGGGGCTGCAAGCGAGACCCGCGAGCAGGGGGACGGCGCGGCGGACGAGGAGTGG GACGACTGA
- the ARPIN gene encoding arpin isoform X1, with protein sequence MSRIYQDSALRNKAVRSARLPGAWDPAAHQRGDGVLLEGELLDVSRHSILDAHGRKERYYVLYIRPSRIHRRKFDPKGNEIEPNFSATRKVNTGFLMSSYKVEAKGDSDRLTPEALKGLVNKPELLALTESLTPAEAVAFWMPESEVEAMELELGAGVRLKTRGDGPFLDSLAKLEAGTVTKCNFAGDGKTGASWTDNIMAQKSSEGAASETREQGDGAADEEWDD encoded by the exons ATGAGCCGCATCTATCAGGACAGCGCCCTCCGCAACAAGGCGGTGCGGAGCGCGCGGCTGCCGGGGGCCTGGGACCCTGCCGCTCACCAGCG agGAGATGGCGTCCTGCTGGAGGGAGAATTACTGGATGTATCCCGGCACAGCATCTTGGATGCCCACGGCAGGAAG GAGCGCTACTACGTACTGTATATCCGGCCGAGTCGCATCCATCGCCGTAAGTTCGACCCCAAGGGAAACGAAATTGAGCCCAACTTCAGCGCCACCAGGAAGGTGAACACAGGCTTCCTCATGTCTTCTTACA AGGTGGAAGCCAAGGGTGACTCGGACAGACTGACGCCTGAGGCGCTGAAGGGGCTGGTGAATAAGCCGGAGCTGCTTGCGCTGACAGAGAGCCTCACCCCCGCTGAGGCTGTGGCCTTCTGGATGCCTGAGTCAGAGGTGGAAGCCATGGAGCTCGAGCTCGGGGCTGGGGTACGGCTGAAAACTCGAGGCGACGGCCCCTTCCTGG ATTCATTAGCCAAACTCGAGGCTGGAACAGTGACCAAGTGTAATTTCGCTGGCGATGGGAAGACGGGAGCATCCTGGACAGACAACATCATGGCCCAGAAGTCTTCGGAGGGGGCTGCAAGCGAGACCCGCGAGCAGGGGGACGGCGCGGCGGACGAGGAGTGG GACGACTGA